Below is a window of Acidobacteriota bacterium DNA.
TTTCGCCGGCTGCGACGAGATCGCCTTCTTTCTTGTTGATCTTGATGATGAGGCCCGGCATGATGGCCGTGACGGCGCCCGCATCCTCGGCGGCGGCCGCCGACAGCGCGCGCTTGGCCTTGCCCGGTTTCGGCTCCTCCAGCCCCTGCGCCTCGTAGCGGTAGCTGATGCCGTCCACGGTGGCCGTCTCCGCCCGCAGCACCACGGCGTGGGGCGTTCCGCCGATGGTCACGTTCTGGTTCTCCACCGCAAAGGGGAACTCCAGGCCGTTGATCAGCAGCAGGTCGCCGCGCCGCTCGATCTCGTAGGGGACGCCTTCCAGCGTGAGCTTGAACTTGTTCACCATTTCCATCCTCCCCGCAGATGCTGCCGGCCCAGGACTTTCCAGTAGGAAAGCGCCACGGGCGGCGCCCCGATCCCCTCGGTTTTTTTCACCTGGCGCTCCTGCTGCTGGAAGAGCATGGCGGCGATGGCGCCGGCCACCTCCTCCTTGCCGCCCATGCCGCGCCGCCGCCGGTCCAGGAACGACCGGGCGACCTGGGGAAACAGCGCGTAGGAGAGGACGTCCTCGTCGCAGGTCGCCAGGCTGCCGATCTCCTGTTTCGCGTCCTCCCAGCCGGGGCACAGCATGTCGGCCGGGCGCACCGTGATGGGCGTCTCGTCGCCGATGGCCTTCTTCTGGATCGCGGGATCCATGGGTGCCGGCGGCCGGCCGTAGTAGCCGCGGAAGTACTGCTTGACCTCCTCGGGGATGATCTTGTACCGCTCGCCGCACATCACGTTGAGGGTGGCCTGCGTACCCACGATCTGCGAGGAGGGCGTGACCAGCGGCGGATAGCCCATGTCCTTGCGGACGCGCGGGATCTCGTCCAGCACGTCGTAGTAGCGGTCCATGGCGCCCTGCTGGCGGAGCTGGTTGACCAGATTGGAGAGCATGCCGCCGGGCACCTGGAACTGCAGCACGTTGACGTCCACGGCGGCGATGCCGGCCTCGAAGCTGGCGTACTTGGTCCGGACGTCGGTCATGGTGCGCGCCAGCTCGGCCAGCGCCGCCATGTCGAGGCCGGTGTCCCGCTCGGTGCCGCGCAGGCATGCCACCAGCGTCTCGGTGGGCGGCTGCGACGTGGACAGTGACATCGAGGACAGCGCCGTGTCGATCACGTCCACGCCCGCCTCGACGGCCTTGAGCAGCGCCGCCGTACCCATGCCGCTGGTGTAGTGCGTGTGCAGTTGCACCGGCAGGCCGGGGTCCCGCTTCAGTGCCGTGATCAGCTCGAAGGCGGCGTAGGGGGTGATGAGGCCGGCCATGTCCTTGATGCAGATGGAATCGGCGCCGCGGTCGGCCAGCTCGCGGCCCATGGCCACGAAAGACGGGATGTCGTGGACGGGGCTGATGGTGTATGAGATGGTGGCCTGCACGTGGCCGCCTTCCCGCTTGGCGATCCGCATGGAAAACTCCATGTTGCGGATGTCGTTCAGCGCGTCGAAGATGCGGAACACGTCGACGCCGTTGCGGCGGGCGCAGACGATGAACCGCTCGACGATGTCATCCGGGTAATGCTTGTAGCCCACCAGGTTCTGACCGCGCAGCAGCATCTGCAGCCGCGTGTTGGGAATCTCCTGCCGCAGCCGGCGGAGCCGCTCCCACGGATCCTCCCCCAGGAAGCGCATGGCGCTGTCGAAGGTGGCGCCGCCCCAGACCTCCAGCGACCAGTAGCCCACCCGGTCGAGCTTGGCCGCGATCTTCAGCATATCGTCGGTGCGCATGCGGGTCGCCAGCAGGGACTGGTGGGCGTCCCGGAGCACGGTTTCGGTGATCTGCACGGGATTTTTGTTCATGGCCGCCTCACTCGCTCGGATGCGCCGCGAACATTTCCTTCGGCTTGATGAGGAGCACCAGGGCGTTCTCGGCGTAACACTTGTGCGTCGTGTAGGCGCGCACAACGGTGCTCTCGTTCGGCTTCAGGGTGATGGGCGGCAGGTTGACGAACTCCAGGCGGACCTCCCCTTCCAGCACCAGGTACAGCTCGTCCTGGGTGTGGCGGTGGAAGGGAAACTCGCCGATGAACCGGATCACGTAGGCGGCGTGGTCGTTGACCTGGCCGAGCTCCAGATGCTTGTACGGCTCGGTGAGCACCGCCGCCAGTTCGCCGATGGTGGTTTTGCTGAACATATCGTCGCCTCCTGCCTACAGAGGGATGTTCCCGTGTTTCTTCGGGGGATTGCTGTCGCGCTTGTTCTGGTGCCAGCGCAGGGCGTCGATCAGCCGGGGCCGGGTCTCGCGCGGCTCGATCACGTCGTCAATGTAGCCCCAGCTGGCCGCCTCGTACGGGGTGGCCAGCTTGTCCCGGTAGTTCCGGATCAGCTCGGCGCGCCGGGCCTCGGGATCGGCCGCCTCGCTGATTTCCTTGCGGAAGATGATGTTCACGGCGCCCTCCGAGCCCATGACGGCGATCTCGGCGCCGGGCCAGGCCACGTTGTAGTCGCCGCGGATGTGCTTGGAGCTCATCACATCGTACGCGCCGCCGTACGCCTTGCGGGTGATCACCGTCAGCTTGGGCACGGTGGCCTCGCA
It encodes the following:
- a CDS encoding cupin domain-containing protein translates to MFSKTTIGELAAVLTEPYKHLELGQVNDHAAYVIRFIGEFPFHRHTQDELYLVLEGEVRLEFVNLPPITLKPNESTVVRAYTTHKCYAENALVLLIKPKEMFAAHPSE
- a CDS encoding pyruvate carboxylase subunit B, which codes for MNKNPVQITETVLRDAHQSLLATRMRTDDMLKIAAKLDRVGYWSLEVWGGATFDSAMRFLGEDPWERLRRLRQEIPNTRLQMLLRGQNLVGYKHYPDDIVERFIVCARRNGVDVFRIFDALNDIRNMEFSMRIAKREGGHVQATISYTISPVHDIPSFVAMGRELADRGADSICIKDMAGLITPYAAFELITALKRDPGLPVQLHTHYTSGMGTAALLKAVEAGVDVIDTALSSMSLSTSQPPTETLVACLRGTERDTGLDMAALAELARTMTDVRTKYASFEAGIAAVDVNVLQFQVPGGMLSNLVNQLRQQGAMDRYYDVLDEIPRVRKDMGYPPLVTPSSQIVGTQATLNVMCGERYKIIPEEVKQYFRGYYGRPPAPMDPAIQKKAIGDETPITVRPADMLCPGWEDAKQEIGSLATCDEDVLSYALFPQVARSFLDRRRRGMGGKEEVAGAIAAMLFQQQERQVKKTEGIGAPPVALSYWKVLGRQHLRGGWKW